One Arthrobacter sp. FW306-07-I genomic window carries:
- a CDS encoding pyridoxamine 5'-phosphate oxidase family protein, which produces MTDNTNVPAPEILDTAECWTLLSQTGVGRLAVIADGHPDVFPVNYKVDGQTLVFRTGSGTKQQAIQSDAAVALEADAVSPQFGLAWSVVIKGKAQETTPTGPDLDDIRRALFPWQGVGQEHFIRITPESITGRRFTVNAPLLWQTPLDDATRAGFE; this is translated from the coding sequence ATGACTGACAACACGAACGTACCGGCGCCGGAAATCCTTGACACGGCGGAATGCTGGACACTCCTCTCCCAAACCGGGGTGGGGCGGCTCGCCGTCATCGCCGACGGCCACCCCGACGTCTTCCCCGTCAACTACAAGGTGGACGGCCAAACGCTGGTGTTCCGCACCGGCAGCGGCACCAAGCAGCAGGCAATCCAGTCGGATGCCGCGGTTGCACTGGAAGCCGATGCTGTCAGCCCGCAGTTCGGCCTTGCCTGGAGCGTCGTTATCAAGGGCAAGGCACAGGAGACCACGCCCACGGGCCCCGACCTCGACGACATCCGCCGTGCCCTGTTTCCCTGGCAGGGCGTAGGGCAGGAGCACTTCATCCGCATCACGCCGGAGTCCATCACGGGGAGGCGTTTTACAGTAAACGCGCCGCTGCTGTGGCAAACCCCGCTGGACGACGCAACCCGCGCCGGCTTCGAATAG